In Bradyrhizobium guangdongense, the sequence GACGTGCTGCGCGGCATCTATGACGCCTCCGAAGGCAGCCGCTACTCGATCCAGCTGTCCAATACGCGCTACTCCATCCTCCAGGAGGAGAAATTGCTGCGTTTGTTTCTGGCGCAGAAGCCGGCGGGACTGATCGTCACGGGGATCGACCAGACCGCAGAATCGCGCGCGATGCTGGAGGCCGCCGACTGCCCGATCGTCCAGATCATGGAGATCGGGCCCGACCCGGTCGACATGATGATCGGCTTTTCCCACTATGATGCGGCCCGCGCAGCGATTGCGCATCTGTTTGACCAGGGGCATCGCAAGATCGGCTTCGTCGGCGCGCGCATGGATCCGCGGGTGCAGCGCCGGCTCGACGGCTATGTCGCTGCCATGAAGGACGCCGGGCTCTACGATCCAAGATTGATCGTGACCACGGCGACGCCGACCTCGGTGACGCTCGGCGGCGCGCTGTTCGCCGATCTGATCGCACGCGAAAGCGATATCGACGCGGTGTTTTGCGCCAATGACGACCTCGCGCTCGGCGTTCTCTTCGAGTGCCGGCGCCGGGACATCGCCGTCCCCGAGCAGATCGCGATCGTCGGTTTCAACGACCTCGAATTCATGGCCTCCGCGGTGCCGACGCTGACGAGCGTACGGACCAACCGCTATGAGATGGGCAGCACGGCTGCCACGATGCTGATCGAGGCGATCGAAGGCAAGCGCCCGGAACAGCCCGTGCTCGATCTCGGCTTTACGGTGATGGAGCGGCAGAGTTCGCATGCGCCGCGGCCCCCGACCGGCCCGCGGACCGGCGACTGGGCGTCGATCGTACAAAATGATAGCGTTACCAACGACCCATGAGTAGTATCGCAATTGTGAGGAAACGTTCGCCAGCAGGCGGGCCGTTGTTACCTGCTCGCGCCGCCGGGCAGCGCACCGATCGACTTTCCCGACGTCGGCCCGTGCGTTTGCATTGAAGGAGAAACCAATGACAAAAACACCAACCAACGGGCATGCGCCCGCCGGCAACGGCACCCGCCGCCACCTTCGCTCGCAGGAATGGTTCAACAACCCGCATAATCCGGGCATGACCGCGCTCTATATGGAGCGCTATCTCAACTTCGGCCTCACCCGCGCCGAACTGCAATCCGGCAAGCCGATCATCGGCATCGCCCAGACCGGCAACGACCTGTCCCCCTGCAACCGCCATCATCTCGAGCTGGCCCACCGCGTTCGCGAGGGCATCCGCGAGGCGGGCGGCATTGCCATGGAATTCCCGACTCACCCCATTCAGGAAACCGGCAAGCGCCCGACCGCGGCGCTGGACCGCAACCTCGCTTATCTCGGCCTCGTCGAAGTGCTCTACGGCTACCCGCTCGACGGCGTGGTGCTGACCACCGGCTGCGACAAGACCACGCCGGCCTGCATGATGGCGGCCGCGACCGTCAATCTGCCCGCGATCGTGCTGTCAGGCGGCCCAATGCTCAACGGCTGGCACAACGGCGAGCGCACGGGCTCCGGCACCATCGTGTGGAAATCGCGCGAGCGGCTCGCCGCCGGTGAGATCGACTATGAAGAGTTCATGGAGATCGTGGCCTCCTCGGCGCCCTCGGTCGGCCATTGCAACACCATGGGTACCGCCTCGACCATGAACGGGCTTGCCGAAGCCCTCGGTTTCTCGCTGCCGGGGTGCGCGGCCATTCCCGCCCCCTACCGCGAACGTGGCCAGATCGCCTACGAGACGGGAAAACGCATCGTCGACATGGTCTGGGAAGACCTCAAGCCGTCGGACATCCTGACCCGCAAGGCGTTCGAAAACTGCATCGTCATCAACTCGGCGATCGGCGGCTCGACCAACGCGCCGATCCACATCAACGCCCTCGCCCGCCATATCGGCGTGGAGCTGTCGATCGAGGATTGGCAAAAGTTCGGCCACGACGTGCCGCTCCTGGTCAACATGCAGCCGGCCGGCTTCTATCTCGGCGAGGAATTCCACCGCGCCGGCGGCGTGCCCGCCGTGGTGCGCGAGCTGATGAAGCACAAGCGCATCCATGAGGACGCGATCACGGTGAACGGCAAGGGCATCGGCGAGAACTGCAAGAATGCGCCTTCGCCCGACAACGACGTGATCTGGGCTTACGACAAGCCGCTGGTGAAGGATGCAGGCTTCCTGGTGCTGAGGGGCAATCTGTTCGAGTCCGCGATCATGAAGACCAGCGTGATCTCCAAGGAATTCCGCGACCGCTATCTGAACAATCCGAAGGACCTGAATGCCTTCGAGGGCCGTGCCATCGTATTCGAGGGTCCGGAGGACTATCACGCGCGGATCGACGATGCCTCGCTCGACATCGACGAGAATTGCGTGCTGTTCATCCGCGGCACCGGGCCGATCGGCTATCCCGGCGGCGCCGAGGTCGTGAACATGCAGCCGCCCGCCGCCCTGATCAAGCGCGGCATCCTGTCCCTGCCGTGCATCGGCGACGGCCGTCAGTCCGGCACCTCGGGCTCGCCGTCGATCCTGAACGCCTCGCCGGAAGCTGCCGCCAATGGTGGGCTCGCGGTCCTCAAGACCGGCGACAAGGTGCGCATCGACCTCAACAAGGGCAGCGCCAACATTCTGATCTCGGACGAGGAGCTGAAGAAGCGCCACGCCGAACTCAAGGCCGCCGGCGGCTTCAAGCATCCGCCGAACCAGACGCCTTGGCAGGAGATCTATCGCAACACCGTCGGCCAGCAGTCGACGGGCGGGTGCATAGAGCTTGCCACACGCTACCAGAACGTCGCTTCCGCGTTCGGCGTGCCGCGGGACAATCACTAGCACCGTCATTCCGGGGCGCGACGCAGTCGCGAGCCCGGAATCCATCAGGCCACCGACATCGCAGCACAATGGATTCCGGGCTCGCGCCAAGAGGCGCGCCCCGGAATGACCAATTCAAAAGGAGAACAAGAAAATGGCAGACCGCCTCAAGGGCAAGCGCGCCGTCATCACGGCTGCAGCGGCAGGCATCGGGCGCGCCTGCGCCCTCGCATTTGCGCGCGAAGGCGCGACCGTCATCGCGACCGACATCAACGAGACCGGCATCGCCGGGCTGACCAAGGAGGGCATTGCCGAGGTCGCAAAGCTCGACGTTCGCAACACCGCCGACGTCAATGCCTTTGCCAAGCGCATCGGCAAGATCGACATCCTGCTCAACGCGGCCGGCTTCGTGCATCACGGCACCATCCTGGAATGCTCGGAGGAGGATTTTGATTTCTCGTTCGACCTCAACGTGAAGTCGATGCACCGGACCATCAAGGCGTTCCTGCCCGACATGATCGCGGGCGGCGGCGGCAGCATCGTCAACATCTCGTCCTGTGCCGCGCTGCGGCCGCCGGCAAACCGCTACGTCTACAGCTCCTCGAAAGCTGCGGTGTCGCTGCTGAGCCGGGCCGTCGCCCTCGACTTCATCACCAAGGGCATCCGCTGCAACTCGATCTGCCCCGGCACCGTCGAGACTCCCTCGATGCTCGACCGCGCCGCCGCGCAGGGGCCGCAGGGCAAGGAGATGTTCATCTCCCGCCAGAAGATGGGCCGGCTCGGCACCGCGGACGAGATCGCGGCCATGGCGGTCTATCTCGGCAGCGACGAGAGTGCCTTCACCACCGGCGTCGACCTCGTCGTCGACGGCGGCTACATGCTCTGACGCCAAAGGCCACAGCATGAACCAGATCGATCTCAACGGCCGCGTTGCCGTCGTCACCGGCGGAGCGCAGGGCTTTGGCCGCGCCATCGCCGAGCGGTTCGTCGCCTCGGGCGCCAAGGTGGCGATCTTGGATTTCGACGCGGCGCTGGCCGAGAAGACCGTCAAGGAAATGGGCGACAACGCCAAGGTCTTCAAGGTCGACGTCACCGACAGCGCCGGCGTCGAGCAGGCGCGCGATGCGACCTTGGCCGCGTTCGGCAAGATCGACATCCTCGTCAACAATGCCGGCATCGCCGGCGTCAACAAGCCGGTCTGGGAAACCGATCTCGAGGAATGGCGTAAGGTGCTGCGCATCAACCTGGACGGCCCCTTCATCGTCTGCAAGGCGATCGTGCCTGTGATGCTCAAGCAGAAATACGGGCGCATCGTGAACATCGCCTCCATCGCCGGCAAGGAAGGCAATCCGAACGCCGCGCACTATTCGGCCTCCAAGGCCGGCCTGATCGCGCTGACGAAATCGCTCGGCAAGGAGCTCGCCGCGCACGACATTCTCGTCAATGCGGTGACCCCGGCAGCGGCAAGAACCGCGATCTTCGATCAGATGACACAGCAGCACATCGATTTCATGCTGTCGAAGATTCCCAAGGCGCGGTTCGTGCTGGTGGAAGAGCTCGCCGCGATGGTGGCGTGGCTCGCGTCCCAAGATTGTGCCTTCTCGACGGGCGCCGTGTTTGATATTTCTGGGGGACGGGCGACCTACTGAAGCATGGGCCGCCCCAAGGGGCGGGGCCATGCAGATCGGGCGACGAAATTTCGTGAAGCTCGCAGCGAGCGCGGGCGCGCTGCCGCTGCTTTCGCGACCATCTCGTGCTCAGCTCGCGCCCAATCCGTCGAGCGTCCGCCCGCCGTCCCCGGCCGAGCGCGCGGCCATGGCCCGGCTCGCGCAGGCCTTCATGGGCAAGTTCGACGTACCGGGGCTTTCCGTCGCGATCGGTTATGCCGGGGCGATCGTGCATCAGGCAGCCTACGGCCTCGCCGATCTCGAGCAGAATGAGGCCGCGACGCCGCACCATCTGTTTCGCATCGCCAGCATCAGCAAGATGATCACCTCGGTCACGCTGTTCCGGCTGATCGAGGAGAACCGCGTCAAGCTTACAGACCGCGTGTTCGGCCCCGGCGCGCTGCTCGGCACCGACTACGGCGGGCCACCGTACTCGCCCGGCATCGATCAGATCACGCTCGAGCATCTCCTGACGCACACGGGCGGAGGCTGGACCAACGACAACCGCGATCCCATGTTCTCGCATCCGCACATGGATCATGCGCAGCTGATCAGTTGGACGCTGGCCAACCGGCCGCTCGACCATCCGCCCGGCCAACACTACGCCTATTCCAATTTCGGCTATTGCGTCCTGGGCCGGGTGATCGAGAAGCTGACCGGACGCCGCTATGACGAGCACGTGCGCAGCGAGGTGCTCGCCCGGTGTGGCGTCACCGACATGACGATCGCCGGCAACACCCGCGAGCAGCGCCAGCCCGGCGAAGTCGCCTATTACAGCCGTGGCGAAAGCCCCTACGGCATAGACGTCCGCCGGATGGATTCGCATGGCGGCTGGATTGCGACGCCGACTGACCTCGTGCAGTTCCTGATGCATGTCGACGGTTATGCGCGGCCGACGAATATCCTACGGCCGCATACCATCCAGACGATGACCACGGCACCGAGCTACAGCCCGGACTATGCCAAGGGTTTCTGTATCAACAGATCAGATAATTGGTGGCACAATGGCAGTCTGCCCGGCACCAGCACCATTGCGGTCCGAACCCATGGAGGTTTCTGTTGGTCAGCCTTCACCAACACCAGACGACAGAATACCAGCATGGATAGTGAACTGGACCAACTCAACTGGACCATGGCGCGCCAGGTCGGCGAATGGCGAGTGGCCTGAGCCATGATCCGGGAAGGTGGATGCCTGTGCGGCGCGGTGCGGTTCAAGGCGGAAGGCGAGCCGCTGAACGTGCGGATCTGTCATTGCCGCATTTGTCAGAAGGCGATGGGCTCGCCCTACTTCGCCCGCGCCCAGTTCGACCAGAAGGCGCTGACCATCACGGGCGACACCGGCCGCTACGCGTCGTCAGAAAATATCGACCGCGTGTTCTGCAAGACCTGCGGCACGCGGCTGTTTGCCTGGCGGCGCAACGGCACCCTGGCCGGCGTGGCGCTCGCGACCTTCGACGACCGCAACGCCTTCGCGCCCACAGAGCACATCTGGGTCTCGGAAAAGCTCACCTGGGTGAAGCTCGACGACGGCTTGACGCAGTACGAGACGACGATTCCGGCGTGAGGTCACGGCCGGCTCGAAGCCGAGATGCCGGCAGCCCGAACGTGCTGTCCTGAGGTCGTGGCCAGCCAGATCCCGGCAAACACCGCGACGATGCCGGCCACCAGATTCCAGCGCAGCGGTTCGTGCAGCAGCCAGGCGCCGACCAGCGATGCCGTGATCGGATTGACCGTCACCGAGATCGCCACGCGCGTCGGCGTCGTTCGCTCCAGTGCGAAGGCCCAGAGATAGAAGGTCAGCGCCGCACCGAAGGCGCCCAGATAGAGTGCGGCCAGCCACTGCGGCGCGCCAAAGCCTGCGACGGGCGCAAAGCTGCCGCGGAAACATGAGAGCAGGATCAGGCAGACAGCTCCCGCCGCCATGCTCATGGTCGTGAAGGCGATCGGGCCGGAGCGCCGGATCAGCGGCTTCGACCAGATGCCATACAGCGCCATGCACAGCGCAGCCGCCATCATCAAGAGATCGCCGCGCCAGGCACCCGATGGCGCCGAGCTGAGATCGGTGCGCAACGCGACGGCAACGCCTGATGTGGCCACCACGACACCGATCGACATGCGCCAGGTCAGCGCTTCGCTGCCGAGCGCAGCGCCGATCACCAGCGTCAAGAGCGGCAGCGTCGATAGCGCGAGCGCACCGCGCGCCGCCGTCGTGAAGATCAGCGATGCGTTGAACAAGATCGGAAACAGCGCGAAAAAGAGGATGCCGAGCCCGATCGCGGCAGCCCAGTCGCCGCGCGCCGGCCAGCGGTCACCACGCAGCAACGCCAACGGCAGCAGCAGAAGAACGCCGATGCCGAACCGGAACGAGCCGATCGCCAGCGGATCGATGCTCGTCACGAGGTAGCGCGTGGCGCCGATCGAGGTGCCGCCCAGCGCGCTCGACAGCACCGCGGCCAGAACGCCAAGAACCTCGCCCACAATCCCTCCTCTCGAACGCCCGGACGAACAGCATACGGGCCGTGCCGAAACAGGGAATGGAATTTCCGTCATGCTGGGATAACGTTTGGTGATGACCACACCCGATCTCGATCCCGATCTGCTCAAGGCTTTTCTCGCCGTCGCCGAGCATCGCTCGTTCACGCGGGCGGCCAATCAGTTGAACCGGACCCAGTCGGCGGTGAGCGTGCAGGTCAGGCGGCTGGAGGAGCGGCTCGGCACAAGACTGTTTCAGCGCAATCGGGACGGCGTCGTGCCGACCGCCCCGGGCGATGAGCTGCGCACCTATGCCCAGCGAATCCTCGCCCTTCAAGCGGAAGCGGTCGGGGCGCTGCGCGCCCGCAAGCCGGAGACCGTCATCCGCCTCGGTGTGATGGACGATTACGGCACGATCGTCATTCCGCCACTGCTGGCGAGCTTCGCCGAAGATCATCCGGAGGTCCAAGTCGAGATCGAGACCGGCCTGACGGCAACCATGCCGGCCCAACTCGGCGAGGCCTATGATCTCGTCATCGCCATGCACCCGGAAGGACACGGCGACGGCGAACTGCTGCGGCATGAGCAGGCCGTCTGGGCGGCGGCGAAGTCATATACGGCCGGGTCGCAGGATACTTTGCCTGTCGCACTCTATCCGCCGGGATGCCTGTTTCGACAATGGGCCGCAGGCGCCCTCGATGCCGCGCGCCGGCCCTGGCGCCTCGCTTTTGTCAGCCGGACGCTTGCTGCGGTGGAGGCGATCGCGGCGCAGGGGCTTGCAGTCACGGTGGTCAAAGCCGGCACCTTGCCTGGCCGGCTCCGCCTCCTGTCGGATCGCGACGGCCTCCCGCCACTACCGGGAGCGGACATTCGCCTCCACCGCGCGCGCGATCTGTCGCGGCCGGCCGCGCTGCTCGCCGATCATTTGCAGCGTGGCATTTCGGAACCGGCCACCCTATGTTGACCTGAAGCGTTGCTGCACCGCCGGATTGGCCGGGTCGTCTGCAAGGCGACAGGCGAATCGGGACGGACACGACGTGAACATTTCCTTCTACGATCTTTCGGTCTGGGTGCTGCCGCTGGTGCTCGCCATCACTTTCCATGAGGCCGCACATGGCTTCGTCGCGCACCGGCTCGGCGACAACACCGCCTGGCAGCTCGGCCGCGTCAGCTTCAACCCCATCAGGCACATCGATCCGTTCGGCACCCTGATCCTGCCGGCGATGCTGCTGTTTGCGCATTCGCCGTTCCTGTTCGGCTACGCCAAGCCGGTGCCGGTGAATTTCCGCAACCTCAATCATCCGAAGCTGGACATGGTCTGGGTTGCCCTCGCGGGTCCAGTTACCAATATCATGCTGGCGCTGGTCGCGGGGCTCGCCCTCCACGCCTTGCCATGGGCGCCCGCCGGTTCGGCGCAATGGATCTTTGACAATCTCAAGAATGCGCTGCTGATCAATGCCGTGCTGGCTGTCTTCAACATGATGCCGATTCCGCCGCTTGACGGCGGGCGGGTCGCGGTCGGGCTGTTGCCGCGGCCTCTCGCCTTGCCCCTGGCGCGGCTCGAGCCGTTCGGCATGATGATCCTGATCGGCCTTCTGATCCTGCTACCGCTGGCGGGTTCCCAGTTCGGTCTAAATCTTGATGTTATTTCAGCAATACTGCGGACGTTGACCGGTTATGTGATTCAAGCTGTTCTCTTGGTAACCGGCAATGCGTAGTTGAAGGTACAGTCCCGACATCCGCTACTTTGAGATCCTGCACTTGAAGACAAAGCCGAAGGGCTAGAGGCCAACTTGGTCAAAGCTGCCGATATGCTGATCGCGCGACGCGCCGACACCCGTGCTCGCGCCGATTTCGCCACCTGGAAGATGATGGCCAAGCTGAATGGTTTGTCGGCGCTGCCTCCGGATGCCCAAGGCTTCCTCGACGGCTACAAAAAGCTGCTGGAGCGGATGAGCGAGGACGAGGCCTCCGAGGCCTCCATCGCCGAGGTCTACAAATCCTACTATCTGGAGATGGGCGGCGCCGGGAACCCGCCCGACGTCCGCAGCCGGCCGGCCGAACCGAAGACGGATAATGTTACCGCCTTCCGCCGCCCGGCGCCGAAGCCGAAGAAGACCGCCATGTTCGGCGCAACCCTGTTTGGTGGGACCCAGAAGCGTCCCCTGCCGGTGGCGCTGATCTTCGCCTGTCTGGTGGTCGTCTACGTCGGGATCAAATTCTACTGGCGCTGACGGGTGGGTGACTATTTCGGCTTCTTGAAATTCACCGGCAGGCTGAAGGCGAACTGATCGTCTGTCAGCTCGGCCGGCGGGACCGGCACCGGATCCGAGCGACGCACCATGGAGATCGCCTCATTGTCGAAGGCCGGATCCCCCGAGGTCTGCGCCACATCGACGGAAACGACATTGCCGCGTCGGTTGAGGACCAAGCTGAGCTTGACCGTCGTCGTCTTGCTCCTGTCCTTGGGATAGCGCTTGTGCAGCTCGAAATAGGCGCTGATGCGTTTGCCCCATTCAGCCGTCAGCTTGCGGACGTCCTTGCCGATGCCCTGATGCGGCGCAGCGGCCTTCTCGTCCTCGCGCGCGTTCTCGTCTAAGGCCTGCCGCGCCGATTCCTGCGCGTTCGGCATTTCCTCGACAGCCTGGGTTTCGACCTTGGCCACCTTCGTGGTGTCCTCGACCGGCTTCTTGGAGGCGTTCTCGGTGACGAGGCGGTCTGGGTCCTCGGCTTCCTGAGGTGTTTCCTTCGGCAGGTCGGTCTCTTTCACCTCAGCCTGCTGCTGCATCTGCTGCGGCTGGTACTGCGAGGCTTCGCTGTCCGGCCCGGGCGGCAGATCCGTTTCAGGCAGCTTTGGCGAGGTCATTTCCACGGCGTATTCGGCCCCGTTGGCGCCGAGGCCATCGTCTCCGTCATCGGCACGCAGGTTGGCGAGCGCCAGCGCAGCCCCGCCGAGATGCAGGCCGATTGCGGCAATAGCGGCCAAAATCCAGAGCCGCCGGGATGGTTTCGCGTCGATTACAGGGTCGGTCATCGCGCTGCCGTCAGGGTTGGACCGCTCCTTGCGCCGGGCCAGCCGCCGCAGGAGGTGCTTCGAGCGCCACCAGCTTGATATGAGAATAGCCGCCTGCGCGCAGAATTTCCATCACGCCCATCAACTCGCCGTAAGGGACCGCCTTGTCGGCGCGCAGGAACACGTATTTGTCCTTGCTCATGTCGGCGACGGCATCGAGCGAGCTGACAAGGTCGGTCCGCTTCACCGCGTTTTCGCCGATTGCCAGCGTCAAGTCGGGCTTGATGCTGACATAGGTCGGCTTGTCCGGCTTCTTCTGCGGCATCGCGCTCGACGTCGGCAAATCGATCGGAAGATCGACCGTCGACAATGGTGCTGCGACCATGAAGATGATCAGCAGCACCAGGATGACGTCGATGAACGGCGTGACGTTGATGTCATGCGTTTCCGAGAAATCGTCATCGTCATCATTGTCTGTGAGCGAGACGGCCATGGCCTACTCCGCCGCGCGCGAATGCGCGCTGCCATGGCTGCGATCGAGATCGCGCGACAACAATCGCGCCGCGGCGCCCGAAGCGCGGCTGACGAGCTCGAGATAGCCCTTCGTCACGCGCGAGAAGTGATTGTAGATGATGACGGCCGGGATCGCGGCGACGAGGCCGATCGCGGTGGCGAGCAGCGCCTCGGCGATGCCGGGCGCGACCACGGCAAGATTCGTCGTCTGCGACTTCGAGATGCCGATAAAACTGTTCATGATGCCCCACACGGTACCGAACAGGCCGACGAAGGGCGAAGTCGAGCCGATGGTCGCGAGGAAGCCCATGCCGATGCGGATGCGGCGCTGCTCGGCACGCACGATCTCGGCGAAGCTGGACGCCGCGCGCTCCTTGATACCGCTGTCGCTGGAGAGGCCAGCCGACATCCGCGCCTCGCGCAGCGCTGCGGTCAGGAAGGACGGCAGGATGCCCTCCTTGGTGCCGAGCGCCATCTGGGCTTCCGAGAGCGAGCGGACCTCCGCGATCTTCTTCAAGGCCGAGCGAAGCCTGGCGGACGCCAACGACAGCTCGATCGATTTCGCAATGAAGACCGTCCAGGTCACGAGCGAGGCGAAGGCAAGCCCGATCATCACCGCCTTTACGATGATGTCCGCCGACATGAACATCACCCAGGGCGACAATTCCTTCATGGCTGGTGCAATGCCGGCCTTCGGGGCAGTGCTGCCCGCCTCGACTACCGGGGCCACGGCAGCATCGGTCGCGGGTTTGCTGGGCGTCGCAGCCACGGGGACGGCCGCCGCAGGGGCCGCAGTCGCCGGCGCAGGTGCGGTCATCGCGCCCGGCTGGGTGGCGACGGCGGGGGCCGGCTGAGCCGGCACGGGCGCCGGTGCCGCAACAGGCCGAGCCGGCGGCGGCTGGGTTTGTGTCTGAGCCGAAACGGGACCCGCGAGCCAAGTGGCCGTGAGCAGCAGGGCGGCAGCGAGGCTTGCTTGGAAAGATGTCATCTTCATACTTCGGCCCAGGTGCGAATAAGGTTGTGATAGATACCCGTCAATTTGACCGTTTCGGGATCGTCACGCCCGAGACGTGCCGCCAGTGCCTGAATGGCGGTGTCGAGGTCGAAGATCATGCTGCGGGCTTGATCGTCACGTATCATGCTCTGGAGCCAGAAGAAAGAAGCAACCCGCGCCCCCCTCGTCACAGGGGTGACCAGATGCAGGCTGGTCGAGGGATAGAGCACGCAGTCCCCGGCTGGCAACTTGACTTCGTGCGAGCCGTAGGTGTCCTCGATCACAAGTTCGCCACCGTCGTAATCCTCGGGCTCACTGAGGAACAGCGTGACCGACAGGTCGGTGCGGATGCGAAGGCCGGTCAGCCGGTCGCCTCGGATCGCGTTGTCGACATGGAGGCCGAAATGATGCCCGGCGCTTGCGGCATATCGGTTGAACAGCGGCGGGAAGATCTGAAGCGGAATCGCCGCCGCCAGAAATCGCGGGTTCGCCGTCAGCGCCGAGATGATGCGGTTGCCGAGCTTGCGCGCGACCTCGCTGTCCGGCGGCAACTGCTCGTTGCGCTTGACCATTGCCGACTGCGCGCCTGCGGTGGAACGGCCGTCTTCCCATTCGGTGACGTCCATGATGCGGCGGAATTCCGCCACATCATCCTTGCTCAGGACGCCTTCTATGCATGTCAGCATGGCACCTCGTCACGTCTCCTTCAGTAGCGCGCGGACAGAACCAGATAGGCGGCACGACCTGGTGCTTCCAGCACGAAGGGGGCCGCGCTCTGGTACAGCGCGTCGTAGTAGCGCTTGTCGAAGATGTTGTTGACGAACAGCTTCAACTGCCAGTTCTTGTTGATCTTGGCTTCCGCGAATGCATCGAACCGCCAATAGCTCGGAATCGACGTGCCCTGGTTGGCCGCGAGCAAAGTGCCGCCGTAGATCTTCGAACGGTATACCGCCTGCCCGCCCAGCTCCCACGTGTCGTTGAGCTGGTATTTCGAAAGCAGGCTAAAGGACTGGTGCGCGATATTCGCCAGAGGCCGGCCCACGTTGGACGCGTAGAGCGTGCTGTTGGCCGGCGGCGCCAGCGACTTCGTCACCTCCGACTGCATCAGGACGAGGCCGCCGAAAACGCTCCACTTGTCCGTGATCTTGCCGCCGATGCCGAGATCGATGCCACGGACGCGGTAGGCTGCGCCAGCAGTAATACAAGAGACGGTCGTTGCCGGCGCCACGGGAGCATAGGTGCAGCCAAGCGCGGCAGCCGCAGCCGTACTGCCGACGTTCTGCGCCTCACGCGCGTTTTCCTTCGTCGTCTGGAACAGTGCTGCGGTCAGGAGCAGGTGACGATCGAACAACTCCCACTTGGTGCCGAGTTCGATTGCCTTGTTCTTCTCGGGACCGAATATCTGGTTGTTGCCGCCCGCAAGATTCGGGTTGATGCCGCCGTAGGCCGTGCTCGTGCCATCGAACTCCGAGCCAACCGGGTTCGCCGAGGTCGCGTAGGCGACATAAACGCTGCCGTTGGGCAGCGGCTTCAACGTCAGGCCGAGGTTGTAATCCGGAACCAGAAATTCCGCAGACTGCTGGCCGAAGGCGCCAGCCGCCGTGTAAGCCGACGTCTTGACGCTGTAATCGTCGTAGCGGAATCCGCCATTGAGGATGAGGACGTCGCGATAGTTCGCGCTGTCCATCACATAGCCACTGACGGTCTCAATTCCGATCCTCGTCGGCCTACCGGTCAGACCTGCCGGAATCGGGAAAGGATTGTCGGTGG encodes:
- a CDS encoding LacI family DNA-binding transcriptional regulator, which encodes MGRKRTKSGKIRLAEVAELAGVSPITASRFFRNPEALSVAKRTRVESAARELGYVPNLAARALASQRTEVIGVLIPSLTNNVFSDVLRGIYDASEGSRYSIQLSNTRYSILQEEKLLRLFLAQKPAGLIVTGIDQTAESRAMLEAADCPIVQIMEIGPDPVDMMIGFSHYDAARAAIAHLFDQGHRKIGFVGARMDPRVQRRLDGYVAAMKDAGLYDPRLIVTTATPTSVTLGGALFADLIARESDIDAVFCANDDLALGVLFECRRRDIAVPEQIAIVGFNDLEFMASAVPTLTSVRTNRYEMGSTAATMLIEAIEGKRPEQPVLDLGFTVMERQSSHAPRPPTGPRTGDWASIVQNDSVTNDP
- a CDS encoding IlvD/Edd family dehydratase is translated as MTKTPTNGHAPAGNGTRRHLRSQEWFNNPHNPGMTALYMERYLNFGLTRAELQSGKPIIGIAQTGNDLSPCNRHHLELAHRVREGIREAGGIAMEFPTHPIQETGKRPTAALDRNLAYLGLVEVLYGYPLDGVVLTTGCDKTTPACMMAAATVNLPAIVLSGGPMLNGWHNGERTGSGTIVWKSRERLAAGEIDYEEFMEIVASSAPSVGHCNTMGTASTMNGLAEALGFSLPGCAAIPAPYRERGQIAYETGKRIVDMVWEDLKPSDILTRKAFENCIVINSAIGGSTNAPIHINALARHIGVELSIEDWQKFGHDVPLLVNMQPAGFYLGEEFHRAGGVPAVVRELMKHKRIHEDAITVNGKGIGENCKNAPSPDNDVIWAYDKPLVKDAGFLVLRGNLFESAIMKTSVISKEFRDRYLNNPKDLNAFEGRAIVFEGPEDYHARIDDASLDIDENCVLFIRGTGPIGYPGGAEVVNMQPPAALIKRGILSLPCIGDGRQSGTSGSPSILNASPEAAANGGLAVLKTGDKVRIDLNKGSANILISDEELKKRHAELKAAGGFKHPPNQTPWQEIYRNTVGQQSTGGCIELATRYQNVASAFGVPRDNH
- a CDS encoding SDR family oxidoreductase — encoded protein: MADRLKGKRAVITAAAAGIGRACALAFAREGATVIATDINETGIAGLTKEGIAEVAKLDVRNTADVNAFAKRIGKIDILLNAAGFVHHGTILECSEEDFDFSFDLNVKSMHRTIKAFLPDMIAGGGGSIVNISSCAALRPPANRYVYSSSKAAVSLLSRAVALDFITKGIRCNSICPGTVETPSMLDRAAAQGPQGKEMFISRQKMGRLGTADEIAAMAVYLGSDESAFTTGVDLVVDGGYML
- a CDS encoding SDR family NAD(P)-dependent oxidoreductase, producing the protein MNQIDLNGRVAVVTGGAQGFGRAIAERFVASGAKVAILDFDAALAEKTVKEMGDNAKVFKVDVTDSAGVEQARDATLAAFGKIDILVNNAGIAGVNKPVWETDLEEWRKVLRINLDGPFIVCKAIVPVMLKQKYGRIVNIASIAGKEGNPNAAHYSASKAGLIALTKSLGKELAAHDILVNAVTPAAARTAIFDQMTQQHIDFMLSKIPKARFVLVEELAAMVAWLASQDCAFSTGAVFDISGGRATY
- a CDS encoding serine hydrolase domain-containing protein → MQIGRRNFVKLAASAGALPLLSRPSRAQLAPNPSSVRPPSPAERAAMARLAQAFMGKFDVPGLSVAIGYAGAIVHQAAYGLADLEQNEAATPHHLFRIASISKMITSVTLFRLIEENRVKLTDRVFGPGALLGTDYGGPPYSPGIDQITLEHLLTHTGGGWTNDNRDPMFSHPHMDHAQLISWTLANRPLDHPPGQHYAYSNFGYCVLGRVIEKLTGRRYDEHVRSEVLARCGVTDMTIAGNTREQRQPGEVAYYSRGESPYGIDVRRMDSHGGWIATPTDLVQFLMHVDGYARPTNILRPHTIQTMTTAPSYSPDYAKGFCINRSDNWWHNGSLPGTSTIAVRTHGGFCWSAFTNTRRQNTSMDSELDQLNWTMARQVGEWRVA
- a CDS encoding GFA family protein, with the translated sequence MIREGGCLCGAVRFKAEGEPLNVRICHCRICQKAMGSPYFARAQFDQKALTITGDTGRYASSENIDRVFCKTCGTRLFAWRRNGTLAGVALATFDDRNAFAPTEHIWVSEKLTWVKLDDGLTQYETTIPA
- a CDS encoding DMT family transporter; translation: MGEVLGVLAAVLSSALGGTSIGATRYLVTSIDPLAIGSFRFGIGVLLLLPLALLRGDRWPARGDWAAAIGLGILFFALFPILFNASLIFTTAARGALALSTLPLLTLVIGAALGSEALTWRMSIGVVVATSGVAVALRTDLSSAPSGAWRGDLLMMAAALCMALYGIWSKPLIRRSGPIAFTTMSMAAGAVCLILLSCFRGSFAPVAGFGAPQWLAALYLGAFGAALTFYLWAFALERTTPTRVAISVTVNPITASLVGAWLLHEPLRWNLVAGIVAVFAGIWLATTSGQHVRAAGISASSRP